One window of Quercus robur chromosome 5, dhQueRobu3.1, whole genome shotgun sequence genomic DNA carries:
- the LOC126725534 gene encoding coatomer subunit beta'-1-like, with amino-acid sequence MTQAQQSLSLKIEKEYVQNSERVKSVDLHPTEPWILASLYSGTIRIWNYQSQTVEKSFKDTELPVRSAKFIARENWIVAAADDTFIRVYNYNTLEKVKEFEAHKDYIRCVAVHPTLPYVLTASDDMVIKLWDWEKDWICTQIFEGHSHYVMQVAFNPKDNLNFASASLDGTIKIWDISSPAPNFTLDGHLKGVNCVEYFTGGDEPKILSGSDDFSAKVWDSQSKSCLRTLEGHTHNVTSVCVHPELPIIITGSEDGTIHIWHATTYRLENTLNYDLGRVWAIGYKKGSNQIAFGCDNGTIMVNMKST; translated from the exons ATG ACACAAGCACAACAATCTCTCTCGCTCAAAATTGAG AAAGAATATGTTCAAAATTCAGAACGAGTAAAATCTGTGGATCTGCATCCAACTGAACCATG GATTCTAGCAAGTTTGTATTCTGGAACTATACGTATCTGGAACTACCAATCACAG ACTGTGGAGAAGTCTTTCAAGGACACCGAGTTACCAG TCAGATCAGCAAAATTCATAGCACGCGAAAACTGGATAGTTGCTGCAGCAGATGACACATTTATTCGTGTCTACAATTATAACACACTAGAAAAGGTTAAAGAGTTTGAGGCACATAAAGACTACATTCGGTGTGTGGCTGTCCATCCTACCCTTCCATATGTACTGACAGCGTCCGATGACATGGTTATAAAGCTTTGGGATTGGGAGAAAGATTGGATATGTACTCAAATCTTTGAGGGACATTCACATTACGTGATGCAAGTTGCATTTAACCCAAAGGATAACCTTAATTTTGCAAGTGCATCACTTGATGGTACCATAAAG ATATGGGATATTTCCTCCCCTGCTCCAAATTTTACATTGGATGGCCATTTGAAAGGTGTGAACTGTGTTGAGTATTTCACAGGCGGCGATGAACCAAAAATCTTAAGTGGTTCTGATGATTTTTCTGCTAAG GTGTGGGACTCTCAAAGCAAAAGTTGTTTGCGAACACTAGAGGGCCACACACACAATGTTACCTCAGTATGTGTTCATCCCGAGCTTCCCATAATTATTACTGGTTCCGAGGACGGGACTATTCACATATGGCATGCAACAACCTATAG GCTTGAGAACACATTAAACTATGATCTTGGAAGAGTTTGGGCAATTGGATACAAGAAAGGATCAAACCA GATTGCATTTGGTTGTGACAATGGAACTATTATGGTCAATATGAAAAGTACTTGA